In bacterium, the DNA window CGGTGGGCAACCACGCCGCGCGATCTCGATAGCTATCTGCGCGTCCCAGGCGTGAGTACGCCGGTGTACTACGGGAGTCATGGCGACTCTACGGCATCGCCGTTTGCTCGGCTCGATGTCGACGATACCAGCGGCGAAGGTCCGGAAACGATTACGATTTATCAATTCCTGACCGGCACCTATCAGTATTACATCCATAATTACTCTGGTTCGCCCGACATTACTGCCAGTGGAGCAGTTGCGATGATTTATGGCGATGGTGGATTATTGCAACAATTCACTATTCCAACGACGCCATCATCTGGTATGCGTTACTGGTACATCTGTGATATCGATGGTGCGACTGGCGCAATCACCGTTCACAATACGCTGCAGTCCGCAGCCCCGACTGGTCCCGACGGCAAGCAACCGTTACTAATGGCGAAGAAGTACTAACGTACAATCGCGAGTCGCGTAACAGCGCACAACATTGTTACGCGCGACACGCAACCCATCCATACAACACAACAGCCGGGCAGAAATGTCCGGCTGTTTGGTGATGTGAATCGTTAGGGCGGCTTTCAATTCATAGTGAATAGGCCTATAAAAGCAACAACTTTGCACTGACTTCGATAAAAATTTGGATTGAGCAAACACAGGGTACGCCCTTTCACACGAGTTTCTACCCGACTACTTTCCCTACCACTTCCCCGAATCCAATCCGGTAAGATTGCCCTTGGCAGTAGCCGCGAATCGCAAGAGTGTCGCCATCCTGGAGAAAGCTCCGTTGCTCGCCATTCGATAGCGTTAACGGTTCAGTGCCACGCCACGATAATTCCAACATACTACCCCGCGCATCGGGCGTCGGACCGCTGATTGTGCCGGACGCAAGCAAATCGCCGGGGCGGAGGTTGCAACCGGTAATCGTATGGTGCGCGATGTGTTGCGCGACGTTCCAATAGAGATGTTTATAATTCGATTGCGCGATTTTCTCCGGGGCATTCATCGTTGCAGTCTGGAGCAATACATCCAGTGTGATATCGAAGGTGGAATTGCCATTGGTGCGGAGATACGGTAACGGTTCCGGGTCTTGCTGAGGCCCCTCACAACGGAACGGCGCCAGCGCCTCCATCGTCACCACCCACGGGGAAATCGACGTCGCAAAATTCTTGGCAAGGAATGGTCCAAGTGGCACATACTCCCACGCCTGAATGTCTCGCGCACTCCAATCGTTCACCAATACAAAACCGAAGATTTTTTCTTCCGCTTCCGTAGTAGGAATTGGTTCGCCGAGCTTGTTACCCGTCCCGATAAAAAATCCCATTTCCAATTCAAAATCGAGTTGTTTGGTCGGCCCAAATTGCGGCATAGAATCATTCGCCCCTTTTGTTTGTCCTTGTGGACGAGCGATGGGTTCCCCACTCACCACAATCGAACTCGCCCGCCCGTGGTAGCCAACCGGCAGGTGGAGCCAATTCGGCATCAACGCGTTTTCCTTGCCCCGGAACATAATGCCGACATTCGTCGCATGTTCGCGCGAGGAGTAGAAGTCGGTGTAATCGCCAATGTCGACTGGGAGCATCATTTCGACTTCGTCGAGCCGATAGAGCACCGCTTCGCGTAAATCGGGATTGTCGCGGAGGGTGGGGCAGTCGTCACGCAGCAGCCGGCTCAAGGTATCACGCGCCTCTTGCCACGCTGCTTTTCCGCAAGCCATGAATTCGTTGAGCGTCGGTTGCGCGAAGATCGTTTTCCCCAGCAATTCAGGCGTATCGAAATAGCCGTACTCTTCCAAGCGGGCGAGATTGATCACCGTATCGCCGACAATCGAGACGACAAACCGCTCATCGTCGCAGCATCCGGCTTTCCGGGCAACGCCGTACGGGAGGTTCTGAATCGGGAAATCGGAATCCGGTGCAACCGGAAGAAACGATTTTAATGTCGGATCGGTGGTATTCATGATTCTCTTTCAATTCTTTCTTTTGGGTACCGACAGGTCTCCAGACCTGTGATAGGTAGCGACAGGCATCCCCGCCTGTTTCGTAGGGGTCGAAATGCTTCGATCCGCAACAATAAACCGGGCGCAAGCGTTTGCGCCTCTACAGTTAGTGGATACGGGCTTCCAAGCCCGTAACAATTATTGGGTACCGACAGGTCTCCAGACCTGTAA includes these proteins:
- the fahA gene encoding fumarylacetoacetase, with protein sequence MNTTDPTLKSFLPVAPDSDFPIQNLPYGVARKAGCCDDERFVVSIVGDTVINLARLEEYGYFDTPELLGKTIFAQPTLNEFMACGKAAWQEARDTLSRLLRDDCPTLRDNPDLREAVLYRLDEVEMMLPVDIGDYTDFYSSREHATNVGIMFRGKENALMPNWLHLPVGYHGRASSIVVSGEPIARPQGQTKGANDSMPQFGPTKQLDFELEMGFFIGTGNKLGEPIPTTEAEEKIFGFVLVNDWSARDIQAWEYVPLGPFLAKNFATSISPWVVTMEALAPFRCEGPQQDPEPLPYLRTNGNSTFDITLDVLLQTATMNAPEKIAQSNYKHLYWNVAQHIAHHTITGCNLRPGDLLASGTISGPTPDARGSMLELSWRGTEPLTLSNGEQRSFLQDGDTLAIRGYCQGQSYRIGFGEVVGKVVG